A stretch of DNA from Acropora palmata chromosome 12, jaAcrPala1.3, whole genome shotgun sequence:
ACAATCGGCTATAACTAATTCTCTCAAATAACACTCTCAAGAACATGACATTTGATCATAGGAATATGGAAATTGAGCACTGCGATCATTTGCTCTCGATAGAAAGACAGCTTGATAGAGAATGACGAGATTTGTATGGATTAATGTAGTTCCATCATTTTCAAACCGTTTGTACACAGTTCATGTTCATCTTAGAgatgaaaagcaaaacaaagtcCATTTTGTTGGAGCAAGTTTTGAGGAATTAACAGGATTGACTAGTTGTCATTATTAAGGTGCTATCATAAATTACCAATATCTAAATTTATGGCATCCTCTTAGAGATCACTGGTAATACTTGCAATGTGACTGGCTCTCAGCAGACTGCGATTAGTTCACAAATTACACTATTATCTGCTCTAAATAATTGCATCTTTACCCTGGCCAATGAGAAAGGAACACTAAAACGGGACAACCAGTCAGATTTCAAGGCTTCTTTAAAGTAACCAATGTTATTCTAGGAGAAAttaaagacaaagaaaaccgTGTAGCAAATTTTGTTCccaaaagctttgttttacaattccattgaaaaaaaaaaatggatgaaaTAAGGTGGTAGATGAATTGagtggagtgcaatttggtctgaaatcataCTTGCAATTTCAAATGGAACTCGAGCTGCGCActtgttcaattttgaaatcacaCAATATGATTTTGGACCAAGTTGCACTCCAGTCAGTTCAATTTTCAGTATTAATAGGATGGTTCATACTGTTGCATGATGCATAATGTAATGACTTTTTGTAGTCCTTGTAGCAGAAATTGTTGCACACTTTTTGCCCAAAATGGTGGAGCTCCACAACTATGCTTCTGCAAGTTCCCAAgcacaaaaattaacaaactGGGATACACTGAACAGTGAgtgttataataattttgaacAGAGTTGgaattcattattattagatATAACTTTAGATGGTGGAATTTTATTGACAGGTTTTATGAGATGAAGCCAACACATTGGCACTGGGTTATGGGCTAATGTAAACTTAAAACCTTCAACCATACcatttttacatgttttacATTTCTTACTGGGGATGGTGTAAGCTTTTTTACCAACAAAAGATGTCATTCTCAgataaaataactttttttcttcagggAAGGTGTTTTCAAAACTGAGCTACAATGTACCCAAATTAACCATTAAGGATGTTGTTGAATGCAAAGCTGGAGTGATAGAAGTGGTCTTAGCAAATATCAGACTTAAAGTGAGTGCAcctattaaaaataattcattgtTCCTCCAGACCTGTTATTCCAGGAGACATCAATATTATTGCCAACGAGCCAGCCGAGCGAAGACGCGAGGCTGGTGAGGCGGCAGCATTATAGAGCCGTGCGAAAGTACTGTGTtcgcggaaaaaatctcgagtgatcgagaggcgtgtttgtaAGGTAACATTCCTGAGTGTAAGGTAAGATTCCTGAGATTCCAATGACGTAGTGAAAACTGCAACGGACCAATTGTAGCTTGCAGAGATTGTGATGTCAAGAGagattgtgacaaaaaaatgccgtgcataaaaacatgactctgtgtcttaaaattaccagttagcatttcttttgaatggttactcgttggcacttagcgagagctatatctagttattattattaaaggaGCTTGATTTTCTCAAAGGTCTCTAAACTAAAATTTGTTGCCAAACAAGTTGACGAAGTGATCGTGtagctgatgtttcaagcattagctcttcgtcagacactctgatgaagggctaatgctaaaaaaatcagcctcgttatctcttcacagtAGAAATGTGACCTTTATCAACCTTTTCGATACCAAATTGTAGTGATTCACTTCCCTACCAACATGCcaacacagtttctttggaaactaacCTTGCATTTGTCTTTTTCCTAACTATACCTACCAGTAACATTATCTTCAAAATTTATTGAGAGCTTCTCTAGGAACCCATAATCTGCTTAAAAATAGGGTTGTCACAAGAAACAGACTGTAAATGCATTTTTGATTGCAGAGTAAATTTATACCACAGTATTGATTTGAAGTTTGTGCATACAGTTTGGCTTTTGTAAAATTGCTAAAATCTTATTGTAACACCTTAAGGATCACTTCTATTTTTACCATTCATAGATTGAGAGGTACATAGCAAAGAAAAGAGCTGACGGTTTACGAAAACAGCAACAGGTCTATGATGAATTTTCACCAAATGGACCTATATCTGATCACGAGACTTACTTGCACAATGATGGTCAAGCATATATTGGTAAAGTCTCAAGccaaaagtttatttaaaaaacacaTTTACAAGTTTGTATGTTGTGcgtcaaaataaagttcagATGTTAACAAttggcaaattttattttgtttttcttttagggCCAGAAAATAACTTTGGATATGCATTTAACACTGGTTATGGACAGCAACAAATTCACACAAATGATGTATGATCTTTTGTTGGCATTTCCTTCCTCACTGAAGAAAAATACCGTAATAAGatgcaaaatgtaaaatgaCTTCTTTTATTCCAAACTGTTCATTTAGCAAATACACTGTCTTCTGGGTCTGAAAcctctcttctttttctcttgataACAGATAGGAGGTCCTCAGGGATCAGTTCCTCATCAGCCACACCCTGTCGACAAGTTAGGGGGGGACAGCCCAAGAGTGGCAAATACTCGGCATAAAAGCAAGGATGGAAAGGCAGCAGCAGGGATGTATGCTGGTCCAATGGGTGAAAAGTCAAAACTTGCTTCCATTAATCAAGGAAAAGGGTCAGTGTTTTAAAGCAATGATCTCACTCTTAGATAGCCCTAGGGATTGTACATTCTTAGTTTCCTGGTTGTGCTATGAAATTGGGGATGGACCATTTACCTTTTTTAGTTTTAGAAATTCAGATGAGCGTAGGAACTGGGCATAAGGTTGTGGTTTTGAGCCAGGGCCACACcaacatgacaaaaaatacTGCCTTACTAACATTGTTAAAGCTaagaaaatagtttgaacccaggagtaacataccttgattgaaaaggatcatctgggtgattggagtcctgagaaggaaaGTTGTTTGAGgctgatgtttcgacaacctgtgtggACGCCATCTTGACTCTGATCatcttgactctgaagatgacttccgcaCAGGTCATCTAAACATCAGtcgcaaacaacagtccttctcaggactccaatcacccagatgatttttttcaatcaaggtaatgCTGTAGGTCAGTCGAGGCTGCTTTTGGAGAACTTGGTATAAAGTTGACTTCCCACTGTGGTTGTCACCTCTGTCCACTTGTTTGAAGCAAGGTTTAAATACTAATCTCAGATAAAGTAGAACCAAAACCTATAGGTTGCCATGATATTTAATCCAGTTTAGAACTAACCCTGCTTCAAACAACTCACCCCAGATTGCCAACATTCAGCTGGTTTAGCAAATGAAACAATCAAACCAGTGGGAAGGCTACTGTATCAAAACTGCTGGCTGAATTTATCCTATCTAACCCTTAATCCCTGCGTCGAGGTAGAGGGAAAAGAAACTCATGAATCCTACTACTTTATTTCCCAGGGCCTTCCAATCACGCTTACTGTATTGAGTTGAATGATTTTgtatcaaaataatatttctctCTCTCATATTTAAGGGATCAGTCAAAGTAATATCTAAGATTTATGTCGTGTCATaacgttattttttttttcttggatgCAGAAAAGTTCCTCGCTCTCAATCATACCAAGACGTAAATGGTTCATCTTTAGGCTCTCCAAATACAAGATTGTTGCtagaagaaaaagaacaggCTCTGCTTGCATCCCAGGAAACAATACAGGTAGGGCTGAGTTTGATGCCCAATCTAGATTAAATTGACCATAAATTATGTACAGTCATGGTGGATGAGAAGTGTGTATAGCATAAGATTGTGTGTCACTCTTCTTGCGTACAGATTCTAAATGTAAAAATAAGGAGACTGGAGCACCTGTTGCACATAAAGGACTTAAGAATAGATGACTTGACAAAGAGACTTCAACAAGCAACTCAACCACTGCCCCGACAGCTCCCCCCACAGCAACACCCACCACATCCCCCTATGGTGGACACATCACTTCCAGCCATGCAGATGCACCATCAAAACCCACTTCCACCTGTTCACCATACATCATACAATTCACAGCAGTTACAGCAGTAGGATGTTGAAATCCATGAAAAGAATATCATGTGCAATCAGAGTGCTGAAAACCAAAATGGGTTAGAATTCATAGGGCCTTTCATAAGTCTTGACCAAGTGTTTTATGAACAGTTGTGGTCTTGGTTTATGGGAAACTGGACATCAAGGATATGACATCTCTAAAGGATCCAGCAGTGTGTGAAATCACAGCTCAACGAGGATGCTATCCCAGATTAGGGAAATTCAAGAAGTATTCATTATTCTGAATGTTGCTTCAGCTGGTAGTTATATAAGGTGTACCACTTAAATGATTGCAAAGTATGATTTAGAACATGCATGTTTGCTTGAACAGTCCAAGGATTCTATAGCCACAAGATATTTATTTCATCATACTTAATACTGACTTTCTAAGATTTAAATCTACATGAACATTTCGTATGTCAAGTAATCCAGggagaataacaataattatattgtaACAATATGATTATTCATTGTTTGTTAATATGTGCAAATGACTTATTGTACAGCTCGCTGCACCTAAATAGTCATAGTAGGGATTTGTATCTGGCTTTCAACAAACTTaagtcaaataattattaatctgTTCCTGACAcaagatttttgtattaatttattttggttctttttataaataattgtttttgtgtgtaaCTGTGGTTGTAGTATCTAAGAGGTTTTGTGTAATAAAATGGTCcaattaaacacaaaagagTCATATGGGAACATCGTTTGGGTAAAACGCTACGGCAACAAGTGCACTGACCACTATCTGGTTCACCTTTTTGTCTACCGTTCCTGCTATTCGCTCTACGCATGCGCATGACAACATCGTCCATTGCGCAGAGgtcactgatctaaaaaaaaagactgcaACGAGAACCCTATTGTTTGCACACGCCAAAATTTGAAGCCAGGCTATTTTgatcgccgccatcttggtgaGAAC
This window harbors:
- the LOC141861133 gene encoding sperm flagellar protein 1-like, translating into MSGALASPNQIITSLDEDALQELYTWIDEISLSRPKRNIWRDFSDGVLVAEIVAHFLPKMVELHNYASASSQAQKLTNWDTLNRKVFSKLSYNVPKLTIKDVVECKAGVIEVVLANIRLKIERYIAKKRADGLRKQQQVYDEFSPNGPISDHETYLHNDGQAYIGPENNFGYAFNTGYGQQQIHTNDIGGPQGSVPHQPHPVDKLGGDSPRVANTRHKSKDGKAAAGMYAGPMGEKSKLASINQGKGKVPRSQSYQDVNGSSLGSPNTRLLLEEKEQALLASQETIQILNVKIRRLEHLLHIKDLRIDDLTKRLQQATQPLPRQLPPQQHPPHPPMVDTSLPAMQMHHQNPLPPVHHTSYNSQQLQQ